A window of the Cygnus atratus isolate AKBS03 ecotype Queensland, Australia chromosome 4, CAtr_DNAZoo_HiC_assembly, whole genome shotgun sequence genome harbors these coding sequences:
- the NAAA gene encoding N-acylethanolamine-hydrolyzing acid amidase — MGWAAAWGSRLWGLLAVAVVLCGTAAAAGLGAAPLLCNVSLDSPAEERWLPVLRHFEPAFLRAAVARVIDETVPKWVHEVIQPIAAELESFMPQPFAGEILGLCRALGISLGDGVLLNFAYESTAFCTSIVAQDEKGNIYHGRNLDYDFVDILSKITIDVQFIKSGQIAYQGTTFLGYVGLWTGQSPHKFTVSGDERAGGSWWENAIAAFLNRNYPVSWLVRDTLSRAEDFQSAVLRLAGIPIIAEVYYIVGGVSPKEGMVITRNRRGPADLWPLDPLSGAWFRVETNYDHWTTPPPFDDRRTPAMKALNATGQQNINFDTLFQVLSVKPVLNDNTVYTTVMSAAFPEKYQTWIRTMK; from the exons ATGGGGTGGGCAGCGGCGTGGGGCTCCCGGCTGTGGGGGCTGCTGGCGGTGGCGGTGGTGCTGTGCGGGACGGCGGCGGCAGCCGGCCTCGGGGCGGCCCCGCTGCTGTGCAACGTGAGCCTGGACAGCCCCGCCGAGGAGCGGTGGCTGCCGGTGCTGCGGCACTTCGAGCCCGCCTTCCTGCGCGCCGCCGTCGCCCGGGTCATCGA TGAAACTGTGCCAAAATGGGTCCACGAAGTTATTCAGCCAattgcagcagagctggagtcCTTCATGCCACAGCCCTTCGCAGGGGAAatcctggggctgtgcagagccCTGGGAATCAGTTTGGGCGATGGAGTTCTGCTCAACTTCGCCTATGAATCCACTGC gttctgTACTAGTATTGTTGCTCaggatgaaaaaggaaacatttaccATGGTCGGAACCTGGATTATGACTTTGTAGATATATTAAGTAAAATTACAATTGATGTGCAGTTTATAAAAAGCGGACAG ATAGCATATCAAGGAACCACATTTCTTGGTTACGTAGGCTTATGGACTGGACAAAGTCCACACAAGTTCACAGTCTCTGGTGATGAACGag cggGTGGTAGCTGGTGGGAAAATGCAATAGCTGCTTTTCTGAATCGAAATTACCCTGTCAGCTGGCTTGTCCGAGAT accctgagcagagcagaggactTTCAGTCAGCTGTTCTCAGACTAGCTGGCATTCCCATCATTGCTGAAGTTTACTATATTGTAGGAGGTGTATCACCCAAAGAAGGCATGGTCATAACGAGGAATAGAAGAGGGCCAGCTGACCTCTGGCCTCTTGATCCTTTAAGTGGAGC GTGGTTTCGTGTGGAGACAAATTATGACCATTGGACTACCCCTCCTCCTTTTGATGACCGAAG AACTCCAGCCATGAAAGCTCTCAATGCTACTGGACAGCAGAATATCAATTTTGATACGCTCTTTcag GTGTTGTCAGTGAAGCCAGTCTTAAATGA TAACACAGTGTATACCACAGTAATGAGCGCTGCATTTCCAGAGAAGTACCAGACATGGATCAGAACTATGAAGTGA